A window from Catharus ustulatus isolate bCatUst1 chromosome 14, bCatUst1.pri.v2, whole genome shotgun sequence encodes these proteins:
- the LOC117002985 gene encoding cis-aconitate decarboxylase-like: protein MLYSTFQKSQKFLASSRQVHKTAAHARCLAGLPSLTHLAGAAQLPVPGARGSALSLSPRRVPRAVVARSAPEEPVTGSFASFIQAARPEHLSQTVRQRSKRMILDSIGVGLVGSTTPVFDIALRYCRELYSSVAVSSVYGKPGVKLSPTLAAFTNGVATHSMDFDDTWHPATHPSGAVLPALLAASQMLPPSTKPSGLEFLLAFNVGLEVQGRLMHFSTEAHDIPKRFHPPSVVGTLGSAAAAAKLLSLSSAQCCHALGIAASLAGAPMANAATQAKPLHVGNATRLGLEAALLAARGMEANPLILDDIPGCSGFSAFYTIYHPKPLSAPGEHHEFLLEKQDIAFKRFPAHLGMHWVVDAALSVRNLFVNYAGSFSPSLIRSIVLRIPVSKYINRPFPSSEHQARHSFQFNACAALLDGEVGLGSFSESSIQRQELRELLDKVVVEHPEDNVANFDKMYGEVALLLHSGDVLTGKCDTFYGHWRKPLSKESLLKKFRSNASHVLPEEKIEAIITLVDNLENLSDSSQLACSL from the exons ATGCTCTACTCCACCTTCCAG AAATCCCAGAAGTTCTTGGCAAGCTCTCGACAAGTCCACAAAACTGCTGCCCACG CTCGCTGCCTTGCAGGACTCCCCAGCCTCACCCACCTGGCTGGGGCAGCGCAGCTCCCCGTGCCTGGTGCTCGGGGCTCagcgctgtccctgtcccctcgcCGTGTCCCCCGTGCAGTGGTGGCCCGCAGCGCTCCCGAGGAGCCCGTGACCGGCAGCTTCGCCTCGTTCATCCAGGCGGCGCGGCCCGAGCACCTGTCCCAGACCGTGCGGCAGCGCAGCAAGAGGATGATCCTGGACAGCATCGGCGTGGGGCTGGTGGGCAGCACCACCCCCGTGTTCGACATCGCCCTGCGCTACTGCCGG GAGCTGTACTCCTCCGTGGCCGTGAGCTCGGTCTATGGCAAGCCCGGCGTGAAGCTGTCCCCGACCCTGGCTGCCTTCACCAACGGCGTGGCG ACTCATTCCATGGATTTTGATGACACGTGGCACCCTGCCACTCACCCCTCGGGGGCcgtgctcccagctctcctggcagctTCCCAgatgctccctcccagcaccaaacccagcgggctggaattcctgctggccTTCAACGTGGGCCTGGAGGTGCAAGGGAGGCTCATGCACTTCTCCACCGAGGCTCACGACATCCCCAAAAG GTTCCACCCTCCCTCGGTGGTGGGCACCCTGGGCAGTGCGGCAGCCGCGGCCAAGCTGCTGTCGCTCAGCTCTGCGCAGTGCTGCCACGCCCTGGGCATCGCCGCGTCCCTCGCCGGCGCTCCTATGGCCAACGCTGCCACCCAGGCCAAGCCTCTGCACGTGGGCAACGCCACCCGGCTGGGCTTGGAGGCCGCTCTGCTGGCGGCCCGAGGGATGGAGGCCAATCCTTTGATCCTGGATGATATTCCCGGCTGCTCGGGGTTCAGCGCCTTCTACACCATCTACCACCCCAAACCGCTGTCCGCGCCCGGTGAGCACCATGAGTTCCTGCTGGAGAAGCAGGACATCGCCTTCAAGAGATTCCCAGCCCACCTGGGCATGCACTGGGTGGTGGATGCTGCTTTGTCCGTCCGGAATCTCTTCGTCAACTACGCGGGGTCATTCTCGCCATCGCTGATCCGCAGCATTGTGCTGAGGATCCCGGTGTCCAAGTACATCAACCGGCCtttccccagctcagagcaccaGGCGAGGCACTCCTTCCAGTTCAAcgcctgtgctgccctgctggacggcgaggtggggctgggctccTTTTCCGAGAGCAGCATCCAGcggcaggagctcagggagctgctggacaaGGTGGTGGTAGAGCACCCTGAGGACAACGTGGCCAACTTTGACAAGATGTACGGGGAGgtggccctgctcctgcacagcgGGGATGTGCTGACAGGCAAATGTGACACTTTCTATGGCCACTGGAGGAAGCCCCTGAGCAAAGAGTCGCTCCTGAAGAAGTTTCGATCCAACGCCTCCCACGtgcttccagaagaaaaaatagaagcCATCATCACTCTGGTGGACAACCTGGAGAACCTGTCAGACAGCTCCCAGCTGGCCTGCAGCCTGTGA
- the GLOD5 gene encoding glyoxalase domain-containing protein 5, protein MAWKEKGMSPPSCFIQHLDHLVLTVKSIEDTVAFYSKVLGMEVVTFKGNRKALCFGQQKFNLHEAGQEFEPKARRPVPGSADFCLITAAPLEKLLEHLEACGVAIEEGPVARTGAVGPITSVYFRDPDENLVEVSRYCTDVAAGTEGKP, encoded by the exons ATGGCTTGGAAGGAGAAGGGCATGAGCCCACCTTCGTGTTTCATCCAGCACCTGGACCACCTTGTGTTGACTGTGAAGAGCATTGAGGACACTGTGGCCTTTTATTCCAAAGTCCTTGGCATGGAGGTGGTGACCTTCAAG GGCAATCGCAAAGCTTTGTGTTTTGGCCAGCAGAAGTTCAACCTGCACGAGGCTGGGCAAGAGTTCGAGCCCAAGGCTCGGCGCCCGGTGCCCGGCTCTGCGGATTTCTGCCTGATCACAGCGGCGCCCCTGGAGAAActgctggagcacctggag GCCTGTGGGGTGGCCATTGAGGAAGGTCCCGTGGCCAGAACTGGTGCTGTGGGTCCCATAACCTCAGTCTACTTCCGAGACCCCGACGAGAACCTGGTTGAGGTTTCCAGGTACTGCACGGATGTGGCTGCAGGCACTGAAGGGAAACCTTGA